One window from the genome of Microcoleus sp. AS-A8 encodes:
- a CDS encoding response regulator produces the protein MFEQQLITILHVDDNETNRYTTNRMLRRAGFDVIEAATGEAALQIVAQARPDLIILDVRLPGINGFEVCRRLKANPATAFIPVLHLSASFVESRDKAQGLDSGADGYLAQPVEPIELIATVRALLRIRQAEESALTLAQEWQSTFDAMNDGVCLLNQEGRIMRCNSAMTELLHKPFSELISCLHQELMPSTLGSVEASPFTRVQETRQRESQELQCGSRWFSVTVDPIFKEGGTFIGAVYTLADITHRKQAEEALRISEERFRLLLENVTDYAIFFLDTQACVIRWSLGAESILGYQEPEILGKPSSIIFTPEDLEHGADKQELETAVTEGRAEDERWHIRKDGRWFWASSIVTPLRNEAGQLRGFAKIMRDFTERKRAEDERNQLLAREQEARAAAEAANRLKDEFLATLSHELRSPLNAMLGWTRLLNSRKFDEATTTRALQTIERSAKSQAQLVEDLLDVSRIIQGKLRLNTRPVELVSVIEAAIETVRPATEAKEIDLQCVLNPAAGPVAGDSDRLQQVIWNLVSNAIKFTPKGGCVQVRLERVDSNVEITVTDTGKGIDPEFVPYVFERFRQADSSSTRVYSGLGLGLAIVRHLVELHGGTVRAQSEGEDKGATFTVKLPLLPIVVAAPPGEHSPCTIGLSMPFDNPPALKGVRVVIVDDEPDSRDLLVAALEQCEAKVFAFASASEALAAVSQLKPDVLVSDIGMPLEDGYSLIRKVRQLSSEQGGQIPAIALTAYARAEDRTRALASGFQIHIAKPVEPTELATVVANLARHQ, from the coding sequence ATGTTTGAGCAGCAGTTAATCACAATCTTGCATGTAGACGATAACGAAACCAATCGTTACACTACCAACCGCATGTTAAGACGTGCAGGGTTTGATGTAATTGAAGCGGCTACGGGTGAAGCCGCGCTGCAAATAGTCGCTCAAGCGAGACCCGACTTAATTATTCTGGACGTGAGGCTCCCTGGTATCAATGGATTTGAAGTCTGCCGCCGCCTCAAAGCCAACCCAGCTACGGCCTTTATTCCCGTACTCCATCTATCTGCCAGTTTTGTGGAAAGTCGGGACAAGGCACAGGGGTTAGACAGCGGTGCAGATGGCTACCTGGCGCAGCCTGTAGAACCGATTGAATTAATTGCCACGGTTAGAGCTTTGCTTCGCATTCGGCAGGCAGAGGAGTCCGCCCTAACCTTGGCGCAAGAGTGGCAAAGTACCTTTGATGCCATGAACGATGGGGTTTGCCTTCTCAACCAGGAAGGAAGAATTATGCGCTGTAATAGTGCGATGACGGAGCTTTTACACAAACCCTTTAGCGAACTCATTAGTTGCCTGCATCAAGAGCTAATGCCATCGACCTTGGGTTCTGTTGAGGCAAGTCCCTTCACTCGTGTCCAGGAAACTCGCCAACGTGAGAGCCAAGAGCTTCAGTGCGGTAGCCGCTGGTTTTCTGTCACGGTAGACCCGATCTTCAAGGAGGGGGGAACGTTCATCGGTGCCGTTTATACTCTGGCTGACATTACACACCGTAAACAGGCGGAGGAAGCACTTCGGATTAGTGAAGAGCGGTTTCGCCTGTTATTAGAGAATGTGACGGACTATGCAATTTTCTTCCTCGACACCCAAGCGTGTGTTATCCGTTGGAGCCTGGGAGCAGAAAGCATTTTGGGCTATCAAGAACCAGAAATCTTGGGAAAGCCAAGTTCAATCATCTTTACACCTGAAGACCTTGAACACGGTGCAGACAAGCAAGAACTGGAAACAGCAGTGACGGAAGGTCGAGCTGAGGATGAACGCTGGCACATCCGTAAAGATGGTAGGTGGTTCTGGGCGAGTAGCATCGTCACGCCCTTAAGAAATGAGGCGGGGCAGCTACGAGGCTTTGCTAAAATCATGCGTGACTTTACTGAACGTAAGCGAGCCGAAGATGAACGCAACCAGCTACTCGCCCGTGAACAAGAGGCACGCGCTGCCGCCGAAGCCGCTAACCGCTTGAAGGATGAGTTTTTGGCAACCCTCTCCCACGAACTGCGATCGCCCCTGAATGCGATGCTGGGATGGACACGCTTACTCAATAGTCGGAAGTTTGACGAAGCGACGACGACGCGGGCGCTACAGACGATTGAGCGCAGTGCCAAGTCCCAGGCGCAACTCGTGGAGGATTTGCTGGATGTCTCGCGGATTATTCAGGGTAAGCTGCGCTTAAATACCCGTCCGGTTGAATTGGTTTCAGTCATAGAGGCGGCAATTGAGACAGTGCGTCCCGCCACTGAAGCCAAGGAGATTGACCTCCAATGTGTGCTTAACCCAGCAGCAGGCCCCGTGGCGGGTGACTCTGACCGCTTGCAGCAAGTCATCTGGAATTTGGTATCGAATGCCATCAAGTTTACGCCCAAAGGTGGATGCGTTCAGGTGCGATTAGAAAGGGTAGACTCTAATGTTGAGATTACTGTAACGGATACCGGTAAAGGAATTGACCCGGAGTTTGTGCCCTATGTGTTTGAGCGCTTTCGCCAAGCCGATAGTTCTAGCACCAGGGTCTATAGTGGTTTAGGATTGGGACTGGCAATTGTCCGACACTTAGTTGAACTGCACGGCGGTACAGTACGTGCTCAGAGTGAAGGTGAAGACAAGGGAGCGACCTTTACCGTTAAGCTGCCACTCCTCCCCATCGTCGTCGCGGCTCCCCCAGGTGAACACTCCCCTTGCACCATTGGTCTATCAATGCCATTCGACAACCCGCCAGCACTCAAGGGGGTACGGGTTGTAATTGTTGATGATGAACCGGATTCGCGGGATCTTCTGGTTGCTGCACTGGAACAGTGTGAGGCTAAAGTCTTTGCGTTTGCCTCTGCGAGCGAGGCATTGGCAGCTGTATCCCAGTTGAAGCCAGATGTCTTGGTGAGCGATATTGGGATGCCTTTAGAGGACGGCTACAGTTTAATTCGTAAAGTCCGGCAACTTTCGTCAGAACAGGGGGGACAGATTCCAGCGATCGCCCTAACCGCCTATGCTAGAGCTGAAGACCGAACCAGAGCGCTCGCCTCTGGTTTTCAGATCCACATTGCCAAACCTGTGGAACCGACGGAACTGGCGACAGTGGTGGCGAATCTAGCGAGGCATCAATAA
- a CDS encoding ATP-binding protein, which produces MAISATIITIEIRFEQDVVMTRQRARQIAELLGFDAQDQTRIATAVSEIARNAFQYAQGGRVEFRVEGESPQNLLICIRDKGAGIANLNSILEGRYTSATGLGLGIIGSKRLMDRFEIESSPGHGTMVQMGKPLPKRAPVVNGHRLAQIADELVQRSPSNPLEEIQQQNQELLRALAELQKREEALIHLNRELEDTNRGVVALYAELDEKADSLKRANELKTRFLSNMSHEFRTPLNSVISLSRMLLDRMDGELTPEQEKQVKFISKAAEGLSELVNDLLDLAKVEAGKIVVQPDNFDVSELFGTLRGMLRPLLAHNSSIALVFEEPRDIPMLYTDEGKVAQILRNFISNALKFTPTDEVRVSAVRVGNTITFSVADTGIGIAPEDRERIFEEFVQVDSPLQRQVKGTGLGLPLSRKLAGLLGGSVWVTSTVGVGSTFFASIPLVYPGSHQESALSPVSWELDPQRLPILVVEDNAETLFTYEKYFQGSIYQPFLARTLYEAEQALTLFTPTAIMLDILLEERNTWGFIAELKENPATQEIPILVVTVIDNEKQAKALGANAFLIKPVDRWSLLNQINTLIKRNTPQKLLLIDDDPASQYVLKQLLSDTDLNISEAVDGREGIELAQAEKPDCIILDLSLPEMSGEKVLSLLKSDSKTNDIPVIINTSESLETEEQKTLAQNTVAILSKEAASQEIAIARVREALVRAGIALKVGERGYV; this is translated from the coding sequence ATGGCAATAAGTGCAACGATTATTACCATAGAAATACGCTTTGAACAAGATGTCGTGATGACCCGTCAGCGAGCACGCCAGATTGCTGAACTATTGGGTTTTGACGCTCAGGATCAGACGCGCATTGCTACGGCTGTTTCGGAAATCGCCCGTAATGCCTTTCAATATGCCCAGGGAGGAAGAGTTGAGTTTCGAGTGGAAGGTGAATCGCCTCAAAACCTTCTAATCTGCATTCGTGACAAGGGAGCGGGCATTGCCAATCTGAACTCTATTCTAGAGGGACGGTACACATCGGCAACTGGACTGGGGTTAGGGATTATTGGTTCCAAGCGACTCATGGATCGGTTCGAGATTGAATCTTCGCCCGGTCACGGAACCATGGTGCAGATGGGAAAACCCTTGCCGAAGCGTGCACCTGTGGTGAATGGGCATCGATTGGCACAGATAGCGGATGAGTTGGTTCAGCGATCGCCCAGTAATCCGTTGGAAGAAATCCAGCAGCAAAACCAAGAACTCCTGCGTGCTTTAGCAGAACTGCAAAAGCGAGAGGAAGCCTTAATTCACCTCAACCGTGAACTAGAAGATACCAATCGGGGTGTTGTGGCATTGTATGCCGAGTTGGACGAAAAAGCCGATTCCTTAAAACGAGCCAACGAACTCAAAACTCGCTTCCTCTCAAACATGAGCCATGAGTTTCGCACGCCGCTTAACTCCGTGATTTCTCTATCTCGGATGTTGTTAGACCGGATGGATGGTGAATTAACACCAGAGCAGGAAAAGCAGGTGAAGTTTATCAGTAAAGCCGCTGAAGGGCTTTCAGAGTTAGTGAATGACCTGTTAGACCTAGCCAAAGTGGAGGCGGGAAAAATTGTCGTGCAGCCGGACAACTTTGACGTGAGCGAACTGTTCGGAACCCTGCGGGGAATGCTGCGCCCTCTACTGGCTCACAACTCCTCCATTGCTCTGGTGTTTGAAGAACCCCGTGATATTCCAATGCTTTACACCGACGAGGGAAAAGTTGCCCAGATTCTGAGAAACTTTATTTCTAATGCGCTCAAATTCACACCCACCGATGAGGTGCGAGTATCCGCTGTACGGGTTGGCAATACGATCACCTTCTCCGTCGCCGACACCGGCATTGGCATTGCACCGGAAGATAGGGAGCGCATCTTTGAAGAATTTGTTCAGGTGGATTCTCCCCTGCAACGGCAGGTCAAAGGTACAGGGTTGGGGCTACCACTGTCGCGTAAACTCGCGGGCTTATTAGGCGGAAGTGTCTGGGTGACCAGTACTGTGGGAGTTGGCTCTACCTTTTTTGCCTCCATCCCGCTTGTCTATCCGGGTTCTCATCAAGAGTCAGCGTTGTCGCCCGTCTCCTGGGAGCTAGACCCCCAACGCTTACCCATACTGGTGGTTGAGGACAATGCTGAAACCCTTTTCACTTACGAGAAGTATTTCCAGGGTTCCATTTATCAGCCCTTCTTAGCACGGACACTTTACGAGGCCGAACAGGCACTGACGTTGTTTACTCCCACGGCGATTATGTTAGATATTTTGCTGGAGGAGCGAAACACCTGGGGATTTATTGCTGAATTGAAAGAGAATCCAGCCACGCAAGAGATTCCGATTCTCGTTGTCACGGTGATTGATAACGAAAAGCAAGCCAAGGCGTTAGGCGCTAATGCCTTCTTAATTAAGCCTGTGGATAGATGGTCACTTTTGAACCAAATCAATACGCTAATAAAGCGGAATACACCACAAAAGCTCTTGCTCATTGACGATGACCCGGCATCCCAATATGTGTTGAAGCAACTTTTAAGTGACACTGACCTTAATATTAGTGAGGCCGTCGATGGGCGCGAGGGTATTGAGCTGGCTCAAGCCGAAAAGCCTGACTGTATCATTCTCGATCTTTCTCTGCCAGAAATGAGCGGAGAAAAGGTGTTATCGTTGCTCAAAAGTGACAGTAAAACTAACGATATCCCGGTCATTATTAATACCTCAGAGTCACTTGAAACAGAAGAGCAAAAGACCCTTGCACAAAATACGGTGGCGATTCTTTCTAAAGAAGCAGCCTCCCAAGAAATAGCGATCGCGCGAGTTAGGGAAGCACTGGTCAGGGCGGGGATAGCACTGAAGGTTGGCGAGAGAGGGTATGTTTGA
- a CDS encoding SpoIIE family protein phosphatase: MMIEAVALPMVESSQAGEARRMALALASRLGFNETERGKVGIVVTEAANNLVRHAKDGELVLQPLTRNEIEGIEILALDKGPGISNINECLRDGFSTAGTSGTGLGAMSRLSAFFDIYSVPKLGSACLAQLWANSPPVKPVESDLDRGVVCLPKIGEEISGDAWATDQNSGRTLLLVADGLGHGPQAAQASREAVRIFRANLGKSPKEIVEAAHAALRSTRGAALAIAEVNFEQLTVRFAGVGNISGTILAQEKTNNLVSYNGTVGHEVRKIHEFVYPWPKGGLLVMHSDGLGTQWRLDRYPGLVAKHPSLIAGVLYRDFNRGRDDVAVLVVREGE, encoded by the coding sequence ATGATGATAGAAGCTGTTGCCTTACCGATGGTAGAGTCTAGTCAGGCAGGTGAAGCGCGACGGATGGCGCTAGCTCTGGCGAGTCGTTTGGGATTCAACGAGACGGAACGAGGAAAAGTCGGGATTGTGGTGACCGAAGCGGCTAATAACCTGGTTCGGCACGCAAAAGACGGCGAATTAGTGCTACAACCTTTGACCCGGAACGAGATTGAGGGAATTGAAATCTTAGCCTTAGACAAAGGGCCAGGAATCAGCAATATCAACGAGTGCCTACGAGATGGCTTTTCTACCGCAGGAACTTCAGGAACGGGTTTGGGAGCCATGAGTCGTCTCTCGGCTTTTTTTGATATTTATTCGGTGCCCAAGCTGGGAAGTGCCTGTTTAGCTCAACTCTGGGCAAACTCCCCACCCGTAAAGCCGGTAGAGAGTGATTTAGACAGGGGCGTGGTGTGCTTGCCCAAAATCGGTGAGGAGATTTCGGGAGATGCTTGGGCAACCGACCAAAATTCCGGTCGCACCTTGCTGCTAGTCGCCGATGGTTTGGGTCACGGCCCACAAGCCGCCCAGGCATCCCGTGAAGCGGTGAGAATATTTCGAGCGAATTTGGGCAAAAGTCCCAAAGAGATTGTTGAGGCGGCACACGCGGCATTGCGGAGTACACGCGGCGCGGCTTTAGCGATCGCAGAAGTTAATTTTGAACAGCTTACCGTGCGTTTTGCTGGAGTCGGAAACATTTCTGGTACGATTCTGGCTCAGGAAAAAACCAACAACCTGGTTTCCTACAACGGAACCGTTGGGCATGAAGTTCGCAAGATTCATGAGTTTGTCTATCCCTGGCCCAAAGGCGGACTTTTGGTCATGCACTCTGATGGATTGGGTACCCAGTGGCGCTTAGACCGCTATCCTGGCTTAGTAGCCAAACATCCCAGCCTGATCGCGGGAGTTTTGTACCGAGATTTCAACCGAGGTCGTGATGATGTAGCCGTTTTGGTTGTTCGCGAGGGGGAATAG
- a CDS encoding anti-sigma regulatory factor, translated as MSIQSSADVVLVRQSVRQWAVELRFSLVDQTKIVTAASELARNTLDYGGGGTVKLEALQEGIRRGLRLTFEDKGPGIPDIDLALKDGFTTGSGLGLGLSGTKRLVNEFQIVSHVGQGTCVTITKWK; from the coding sequence ATGAGCATCCAGTCCTCCGCCGACGTTGTCTTAGTCCGACAATCCGTGCGTCAGTGGGCTGTGGAACTACGTTTTAGTCTGGTAGACCAGACCAAGATTGTCACGGCAGCCAGTGAGTTGGCACGCAACACTCTGGATTATGGCGGTGGCGGTACAGTCAAGCTGGAAGCCCTACAAGAAGGAATCCGTCGAGGCTTGCGACTGACCTTTGAAGACAAGGGGCCAGGGATTCCAGATATTGATCTGGCGCTCAAAGACGGATTCACGACTGGCAGCGGACTGGGTCTAGGGCTAAGTGGTACAAAACGGCTGGTAAACGAATTCCAGATCGTTTCTCACGTTGGACAAGGCACCTGCGTCACAATTACAAAATGGAAGTGA
- a CDS encoding STAS domain-containing protein, producing MERIPILQMGEFLLVTIQVDMHDRLAMTLQDDLTNRIVQISARGVLIDISALEIVDSFIGRILGNIAKMSQVLDAETVVVGMQPAVAITLVELGLSLTGIRTALNVEKGMARLRASLAASARENADGHSEV from the coding sequence ATGGAACGTATCCCCATCCTGCAAATGGGTGAATTCCTGTTAGTGACGATCCAAGTCGATATGCATGACCGCCTAGCCATGACCTTGCAGGACGACCTAACCAACCGGATTGTCCAAATCAGTGCTCGTGGTGTGCTGATTGATATCTCAGCCTTGGAAATCGTGGATTCCTTCATTGGGCGAATACTAGGGAACATTGCCAAGATGTCGCAGGTACTAGATGCCGAAACCGTTGTGGTGGGAATGCAGCCTGCGGTTGCCATCACTCTAGTTGAGTTGGGACTTTCCCTGACCGGTATTCGCACCGCCTTAAATGTTGAGAAAGGAATGGCTCGCCTGCGTGCCTCGTTGGCAGCTTCTGCTAGAGAGAACGCGGATGGACATAGTGAGGTCTGA
- a CDS encoding STAS domain-containing protein — protein sequence MSLSGKSKIPEILKNYQVQLLEDWLQQQITDGTRQGLHKETELREECREFLELFKNAVQQSDLSDTHTPEWKGVREMLASVSRTRSQKGFTPSETATFVFSFKQPLFTRLRSELAQDGATLIEEIVLASNLLDELGLWTTEIYQKTREEVIMRQQEELMELSTPVVKLWDGILALPIIGTLDSARTQVVMESLLQKIVETGSEVAIIDITGVPTVDTLTAQHLLKTVTAARLMGADCILSGIRPQIAQTIVYLGVDLADMVTKASLADAFALALKRTGASISRTTRGMV from the coding sequence ATGAGCTTGAGCGGCAAAAGTAAAATTCCAGAGATTCTCAAAAATTATCAAGTCCAACTGTTGGAGGATTGGCTGCAACAGCAAATAACCGATGGTACCCGCCAAGGTTTGCACAAAGAGACGGAGTTGCGAGAGGAGTGCAGAGAGTTCCTGGAGCTGTTCAAAAATGCCGTACAGCAGAGTGACTTGAGTGATACTCACACACCAGAGTGGAAGGGGGTGCGAGAAATGTTGGCGAGTGTTTCCCGGACTCGTTCCCAAAAAGGCTTTACGCCCTCGGAAACGGCAACCTTTGTTTTCTCGTTTAAGCAACCCCTCTTCACCCGTCTGCGCTCCGAACTCGCGCAGGATGGTGCCACCCTGATTGAGGAAATTGTGCTAGCCAGTAACCTGCTCGACGAGCTGGGACTCTGGACGACTGAGATCTATCAAAAAACTCGCGAAGAAGTGATTATGCGCCAGCAAGAGGAGCTGATGGAGCTGTCAACGCCAGTGGTAAAACTATGGGACGGCATTTTAGCTCTACCCATTATTGGCACCCTGGATAGTGCCCGAACCCAAGTGGTGATGGAGTCTCTGTTGCAGAAAATTGTTGAGACGGGTTCGGAAGTCGCCATTATCGACATTACAGGTGTGCCAACCGTCGATACTCTGACGGCTCAGCACTTACTCAAAACAGTTACAGCCGCTCGTCTGATGGGTGCTGATTGCATCCTAAGTGGGATTCGTCCTCAGATTGCCCAAACCATTGTATATCTGGGCGTCGATCTGGCGGATATGGTGACGAAAGCGTCGCTGGCGGATGCCTTTGCGCTAGCTCTCAAGCGAACTGGGGCGTCGATTAGTCGTACCACTCGCGGTATGGTATAG